The Cyprinus carpio isolate SPL01 chromosome A5, ASM1834038v1, whole genome shotgun sequence genome has a segment encoding these proteins:
- the LOC122145079 gene encoding putative uncharacterized protein BRD3OS, whose amino-acid sequence MTERCALAEKAMSEGYARLRFKDTSLLIWQQQQLEKAPPTSYLSRSQSSWYSQYGNQAVVVRDKTRLKDSDSTGRSRICAVM is encoded by the coding sequence ATGACGGAGCGCTGTGCTTTAGCCGAGAAGGCGATGTCGGAGGGCTACGCGCGGCTCCGCTTCAAGGACACGTCGCTGCTGAtttggcagcagcagcagctggagAAAGCGCCTCCGACCAGTTACCTGAGCCGCAGTCAGAGCTCGTGGTACAGCCAGTATGGCAACCAGGCAGTTGTGGTACGGGACAAAACGAGACTGAAAGACTCCGATAGCACTGGACGATCCCGGATTTGCGCTGTTATGTGA
- the edf1 gene encoding endothelial differentiation-related factor 1 homolog — protein sequence MAECDWDTVTVLRKKGSAAQSKSKQAIISAQRKGDAVETSKKWAAGQNKQHLVTKNTAKLDRETEELSHQRVPLEVGKVIQQGRQNKGLTQKDLATKINEKPQIIAEYECGKAIPNNQVMGKIERAIGLKLRGKEIGMPLDSAPKTK from the exons ATGGCAGAGTGTGACTGGGATACAGTGACAGTTTTGAGGAAGAAGGGATCGGCTGCGCAGTCAAAGTCTAAGCAG GCCATTATATCTGCTCAGAGGAAGGGAGATGCCGTCGAAACATCTAAGAAAT gggCTGCTGGACAGAACAAACAGCATCTTGTGACCAAGAACACAGCCAAgctggacagagagacagaggagcTCAGCCACCAGAGAGTGCCTCTGGAAGTAGGGAAGGTGATCCAGCAGGGCCGCCAGAATAAAGGCCTCACCCAGAAAGATCTGGCTACT AAAATCAATGAGAAGCCACAGATCATTGCAGAGTATGAATGTGGGAAGGCCATCCCCAATAATCAAGTCATGGGGAAGATTGAGAGAGCCATTG gCCTTAAGTTGCGTGGAAAGGAAATTGGGATGCCTCTTGATTCTGCCCCTAAGACGAAATGA
- the LOC109085995 gene encoding inactive phospholipid phosphatase 7-like, with amino-acid sequence MEGPQKIKMPANQTRPRARERNNALNRPEQLKSSSAEARGTARRPSQRNQQSQNQPGTNAQNESPENNKERKELPEEDCIQLNPSFKGIAMNSLLAIDICMSKRLGVCAHTTSSWGSVRSMVKLLALTGHGIPWIFGTIVCLTRSNTLAGQEVLVNLLLALLLDVMTVAGMQKLVKRKGPWEMAPSFLDYLAMDIYSFPAAHASRAVMVSKFLLAHLVLAVPLRILLVLWAVLVGMSRVLLGRHHLTDVGCGFALGFLHYSLVEMVWLSSNTCQTLISIGTFNWSPLY; translated from the exons ATGGAAGGTCCGCAGAAAATCAAAATGCCTGCGAACCAGACTCGACCCAGGGCAAGGGAGCGAAACAATGCGCTGAACAGACCCGAGCAGCTGAAGAGCAGTAGCGCTGAAGCTCGCGGCACTGCGCGGAGGCCGTCGCAGAGAAACCAGCAAAGTCAAAACCAGCCGGGCACAAATGCGCAGAACGAGTCGCCCGAGAACAATAAGGAGAGGAAGGAATTACCAGAAGAAGACTGCATACAGCTAAACCCGTCATTCAAAGGCATCGCAATGAACTCTCTTCTGGCCATTGATATCTGCATGTCTAAACGGCTCGGCGTGTGCGCGCACACCACGTCGTCTTGGGGAAGCGTGCGCTCTATGGTCAAGCTGCTCGCTCTCACTGGCCATGGCATCCCGTGGATCTTCGGCACAATTGTGTGTCTTACAAGAAGCAACACGTTGGCTGGTCAAGAGGTTTTGGTCAATTTGCTGCTAG CACTCTTACTGGATGTGATGACTGTAGCAGGCATGCAGAAGTTGGTGAAGCGCAAAGGGCCGTGGGAAATGGCGCCCAGTTTCCTTGACTACCTGGCCATGGACATCTATTCTTTCCCAGCAGCCCATGCAAGCCGAGCAGTCATGGTATCTAAATTCCTGTTGGCACATTTGGTGCTTGCAGTACCTCTGCGTATTTTGCTTGTGTTATGGGCAGTCCTAGTTGGCATGTCCCGTGTGTTGCTGGGACGTCACCATCTGACAGATGTCGGATGTGGCTTTGCCTTGGGATTCCTTCATTACAGTTTAGTGGAGATGGTGTGGCTGTCCTCCAACACTTGTCAGACTCTAATATCCATTGGAACATTCAACTGGAGCCCCCTCTACTGA